The Solibacillus sp. FSL R7-0682 genome includes a window with the following:
- a CDS encoding cysteine hydrolase family protein yields MSKKALIVIDYTYDFVATDGKLTCGEPGQAIEKNITALIEQFIQKNEIVVFANDIHVENDPYHPETKLFPPHNIAGTAGRELYGSVKDVYEKYKQSVISFDKTRYSAFAGTNLHLLLRERKIEEVVLVGVCTDICVLHTAVDAYNLGYKIAVPANAVASFNEIGHHWALSHFESTLGAYIK; encoded by the coding sequence ATGTCCAAAAAAGCTTTAATCGTCATTGACTACACATATGATTTCGTAGCGACTGATGGAAAATTAACTTGTGGCGAACCTGGCCAAGCGATTGAAAAAAATATTACCGCATTAATTGAACAGTTTATACAAAAAAATGAAATTGTTGTATTTGCAAACGACATTCACGTAGAAAATGATCCGTATCATCCAGAAACAAAATTATTCCCACCTCATAATATTGCAGGTACAGCTGGTCGTGAATTGTATGGTTCTGTCAAAGATGTATATGAAAAATATAAACAATCTGTTATTTCATTCGACAAAACACGTTATAGTGCATTTGCTGGTACAAATTTACACCTATTGCTACGTGAACGTAAAATTGAAGAAGTCGTTTTAGTTGGCGTGTGTACGGATATTTGTGTATTACATACTGCAGTAGATGCTTATAATTTAGGTTATAAAATTGCTGTTCCAGCAAATGCAGTAGCAAGCTTTAACGAAATCGGGCATCATTGGGCATTAAGTCATTTTGAATCGACATTAGGTGCATATATTAAATAA
- the ilvD gene encoding dihydroxy-acid dehydratase, translating into MRSDMIKLGVDRAPHRSLLYATGKVKAKDLEKPFIGVCNSYIDIIPGHVHLREFADVVKEAIIEAGGIPFEFNTIGVDDGIAMGHIGMRYSLPSREIIADSAETVINAHWFDGVFYIPNCDKITPGMLMAAVRTNVPSVFVSGGPMEAGTSASGKQLSLTSVFEGVGAHKAGTMTAEELLDIENNACPTCGSCSGMFTANSMNCLMEMLGLALPGNGTIVATSDKRKELIYEAAKHLVRMIKEDVKPRDIVTKEAIDDAFALDMAMGGSTNTVLHTLAIANEAEIDYNIEDINKVAERVPYLAKIMPASDISMDDIAKAGGVQAIINELTKIPGAIHPDRPTIAGVTMGELVKDYVISNEKVIRTKDNPYSPVGGLSVLFGNIAPEGSVIKVGAVDPSIKKFVGEAIVFDSQEEAQKAIDDGIVREGHVVVIRYEGPKGGPGMPEMLAPTSAIQGRGLGTKVALITDGRFSGASRGISIGHISPEAAEGGPIALVTNGDTIEIDLPSRTINLQVSDEVLAERRSNLQPFEPKIKRGWLARYSALVTNASQGGVMKI; encoded by the coding sequence ATGAGAAGTGATATGATTAAACTGGGGGTTGACCGAGCTCCACACCGTAGTCTTTTATACGCTACAGGGAAAGTTAAGGCGAAAGATTTAGAGAAGCCGTTCATTGGTGTTTGTAACTCGTATATAGATATTATTCCTGGTCACGTTCACTTACGCGAGTTTGCTGATGTTGTTAAGGAAGCAATTATAGAAGCAGGCGGAATTCCATTTGAATTCAATACAATTGGTGTTGATGATGGAATTGCAATGGGACACATCGGAATGCGTTATTCATTACCATCTCGTGAAATCATTGCAGATTCAGCAGAAACAGTTATTAATGCTCACTGGTTTGACGGTGTGTTTTATATTCCAAACTGTGACAAAATTACGCCTGGGATGTTGATGGCAGCTGTTCGTACGAATGTACCTTCAGTATTTGTATCAGGCGGTCCAATGGAAGCAGGTACATCTGCTTCTGGTAAGCAATTATCATTAACAAGTGTATTTGAGGGTGTAGGTGCCCATAAAGCAGGTACAATGACAGCTGAAGAATTACTAGATATCGAAAATAACGCATGTCCGACATGCGGTTCTTGTTCAGGGATGTTTACAGCGAACTCAATGAACTGCTTAATGGAAATGCTAGGCTTAGCACTTCCAGGGAACGGAACGATTGTAGCTACGAGCGATAAGCGTAAAGAATTAATTTACGAAGCAGCAAAGCATCTTGTTCGTATGATTAAAGAGGATGTTAAGCCTCGTGATATTGTAACAAAAGAAGCAATTGATGATGCATTTGCGCTCGATATGGCAATGGGTGGTTCTACAAATACAGTACTTCACACATTAGCAATCGCAAACGAAGCAGAAATTGACTATAACATTGAAGATATCAATAAAGTCGCTGAGCGCGTACCGTATTTAGCAAAAATTATGCCAGCATCGGATATTTCGATGGATGACATCGCAAAAGCGGGTGGTGTGCAGGCGATTATTAATGAATTAACGAAAATTCCAGGCGCCATTCACCCAGATCGACCAACAATTGCTGGTGTAACAATGGGTGAGCTTGTAAAAGATTATGTCATTTCAAACGAGAAAGTCATTCGTACGAAAGATAATCCATACAGTCCAGTTGGCGGGCTTTCTGTCTTATTCGGAAATATCGCCCCTGAAGGCTCAGTTATTAAAGTAGGGGCCGTGGATCCTTCCATTAAAAAGTTTGTCGGTGAAGCAATTGTGTTTGATTCACAAGAAGAAGCACAAAAGGCAATTGATGATGGGATTGTTCGTGAAGGGCATGTAGTCGTCATTCGCTATGAAGGACCAAAAGGTGGTCCAGGAATGCCAGAAATGCTTGCTCCTACATCTGCAATCCAAGGTCGTGGTTTAGGTACGAAAGTTGCTTTAATTACGGACGGACGATTTAGCGGTGCATCACGAGGAATTTCCATTGGTCATATTTCACCAGAAGCAGCAGAGGGCGGTCCAATCGCATTAGTTACAAATGGCGATACGATTGAAATTGATTTGCCAAGTCGTACGATTAATTTACAAGTATCTGATGAAGTACTTGCAGAGCGTCGTTCGAACTTACAACCTTTTGAACCAAAAATTAAGCGCGGTTGGTTAGCACGTTACTCAGCTTTAGTAACAAATGCTTCTCAGGGTGGCGTTATGAAAATTTAA
- a CDS encoding aminotransferase class I/II-fold pyridoxal phosphate-dependent enzyme — protein MSNRLETALIHGAIREGYADKKGAVNVPMYVSSTFHQQSIDEFGEYDYARSGNPTRAALEKAIAELEGGNRGFAFSTGMAAVSACFMILSKGDHIVITEDVYGGTYRFVTKVLPRYGITHTFVDFTNVEAVKAAVRPETKLLYIETPSNPTLGITDIRAIVNIAKQQEALTFLDNTFMTPLHQRPLDLGVDVVIHSATKFLSGHSDIVAGLVVTNDEKLANDIYFVQNSFGSVLGVQDSYTLIQNMKTTAVRFNEESRVAMRIAQFLDNHPLVEKVYYPGLATHPGYEIHNKQSTSAGAVLSFSLPSYQVAKAFVEAMKIPVFAVSLGGVESILSYPAKMSHAAMEPEERAKRGITDGLLRFSVGLENEDDLIEDFSQALEIASNVK, from the coding sequence ATGAGCAATCGTTTAGAAACAGCCCTAATCCACGGTGCAATACGTGAAGGATATGCCGATAAAAAAGGGGCGGTCAATGTACCGATGTATGTATCTTCTACCTTTCATCAACAATCAATTGATGAATTTGGAGAATATGATTATGCACGCTCTGGGAATCCTACCCGCGCTGCACTTGAAAAAGCTATTGCAGAATTAGAAGGAGGAAACCGTGGCTTTGCCTTCTCAACAGGAATGGCTGCTGTATCGGCTTGCTTTATGATTTTATCGAAAGGTGATCATATTGTTATTACTGAAGATGTTTATGGTGGTACGTACCGATTTGTCACAAAAGTATTACCGCGCTACGGCATTACACATACATTTGTTGATTTTACAAATGTTGAGGCAGTTAAGGCAGCAGTTCGTCCAGAAACAAAGCTCCTTTACATCGAAACCCCTTCGAATCCGACACTCGGCATTACGGATATTCGTGCTATCGTAAACATTGCAAAACAACAAGAGGCTTTAACGTTCTTAGACAATACCTTTATGACACCACTCCATCAACGACCTCTTGATTTAGGAGTAGATGTTGTTATTCACTCTGCAACGAAGTTTTTATCCGGGCATTCAGATATAGTAGCAGGTTTAGTTGTAACAAACGATGAAAAGTTAGCAAATGACATCTACTTTGTACAAAATTCATTCGGGTCTGTTTTAGGTGTACAAGATAGCTATACGCTTATTCAAAATATGAAAACAACAGCTGTAAGGTTCAACGAGGAATCCCGTGTAGCAATGCGTATCGCGCAGTTTTTAGACAATCACCCACTTGTAGAAAAAGTGTATTATCCAGGACTCGCTACTCACCCTGGGTATGAAATTCATAATAAACAGTCAACTTCTGCTGGTGCGGTATTATCATTTAGTTTACCGAGCTATCAAGTGGCTAAAGCTTTTGTGGAAGCAATGAAAATACCGGTATTTGCTGTCAGCTTAGGAGGAGTAGAGTCCATTCTTTCCTACCCTGCGAAAATGAGCCATGCAGCGATGGAACCAGAGGAACGAGCGAAGCGTGGTATTACAGACGGGTTATTACGTTTTTCAGTAGGCTTAGAAAATGAAGACGACTTAATTGAAGACTTTTCACAAGCATTAGAAATTGCATCAAACGTAAAATAA
- the cydD gene encoding thiol reductant ABC exporter subunit CydD has product MRSFLKLFPSFKQYQLIFALLSLMIASSIVLQGFSIVKIVEGVFIQKIAFHTLLPYFGILLIAFAIRLFAGYLLQRIGNTFAMTAKNDIRQMLLSKWQMHATETMKQKQAGQKISLYVDIVDELDGYFREYLPQKMKSQIVPIVLLVCIVFAHPLSALILLITAPFIPLSYVIIGQQTKRKTEQQLDAMNRFSGKFLDLLHGLQTLKLFSKTMQQRNVLKHYNARFMDTTLSVLKIAFASTLFIELITTLGVGLVALEIGFQMIVFQTLTFAPAFFVLTLAPEFYNSLKELGAAFHTGKGSLAAMQMLEDELCKPSHNVQFGQEKVSGIPSLSLQQAVFQYGDGTTIGPITMNIPANKVIALIGPTGHGKTTILLMLSSMVELFSGSVIINDQKRQNVSEQSWYDEMIFINQHPFVFAGTVRDNLTMGKYFTDEQIVSSLDKAQLCNWLEKLPNGLDTLIGEGSLGVSGGEKQRIAIARALIRQPRIVFFDEPTAGLDVFTEQMITTAIKQLSKHATVVVVTHRYETLKFADYLYYIEHGKISTSGTHYMLHENPFYQSMRYGGDQNAGAF; this is encoded by the coding sequence ATGCGAAGTTTTTTGAAGTTATTCCCATCATTTAAACAGTATCAGCTAATATTTGCCCTCCTTTCATTAATGATCGCCAGCTCTATTGTGTTACAAGGATTTAGTATCGTAAAAATTGTAGAAGGTGTATTTATACAAAAAATCGCCTTCCATACACTACTTCCCTATTTTGGTATTTTGCTTATTGCATTTGCTATTCGTTTGTTCGCAGGCTATTTATTACAACGTATCGGAAATACATTCGCAATGACCGCAAAAAATGACATTCGCCAAATGCTTCTTTCGAAATGGCAAATGCACGCCACTGAAACAATGAAACAAAAACAAGCTGGACAGAAAATATCTCTATATGTTGATATTGTTGATGAGCTTGATGGCTATTTCCGTGAATATTTGCCACAAAAAATGAAATCTCAAATTGTTCCGATTGTACTACTTGTTTGTATCGTTTTTGCACATCCATTAAGCGCGCTCATTTTACTTATAACTGCCCCTTTTATTCCTTTAAGCTATGTCATTATTGGGCAACAAACGAAAAGAAAGACAGAGCAACAGCTTGATGCCATGAACCGCTTTTCAGGAAAATTTTTAGATTTACTACACGGTTTACAAACATTAAAACTATTTTCAAAAACGATGCAACAACGTAACGTTTTAAAGCATTATAATGCACGCTTTATGGATACGACCTTGTCCGTTTTAAAAATTGCCTTTGCCTCCACATTATTTATTGAACTCATTACTACTCTCGGCGTTGGCTTAGTAGCACTCGAAATCGGCTTTCAAATGATTGTCTTCCAAACGCTTACATTTGCGCCTGCTTTTTTTGTACTAACTTTAGCACCTGAGTTTTATAATTCATTAAAGGAGCTTGGCGCTGCCTTTCATACTGGGAAAGGTAGCTTAGCCGCAATGCAAATGCTGGAAGATGAGTTATGTAAACCATCGCACAATGTTCAATTTGGTCAAGAAAAGGTATCCGGTATCCCTTCGTTATCACTTCAGCAAGCTGTATTTCAATACGGGGATGGTACAACAATTGGTCCTATAACGATGAACATACCTGCTAACAAAGTCATTGCGCTTATTGGTCCTACAGGTCATGGTAAAACAACAATCCTTCTTATGCTTTCAAGTATGGTTGAGCTCTTTAGTGGATCCGTAATAATTAATGATCAAAAACGACAAAATGTAAGTGAACAAAGCTGGTATGACGAAATGATTTTTATTAATCAGCATCCTTTTGTCTTTGCTGGAACAGTACGAGACAATTTAACAATGGGCAAGTATTTCACCGACGAACAAATCGTTTCTTCTTTAGATAAAGCACAATTATGTAATTGGTTAGAAAAATTACCGAACGGACTTGATACGCTTATCGGAGAAGGTAGCCTAGGTGTTTCAGGTGGAGAAAAGCAACGAATTGCTATTGCCCGGGCATTGATTCGACAACCTCGTATCGTATTTTTCGATGAGCCAACAGCAGGGCTAGACGTTTTCACAGAACAAATGATTACTACAGCTATTAAGCAATTATCAAAGCATGCGACTGTTGTTGTTGTAACCCATCGCTATGAAACACTTAAGTTTGCCGATTATTTGTATTATATTGAGCACGGAAAAATCTCCACGAGTGGTACACATTATATGCTACATGAAAATCCATTTTATCAATCGATGCGGTATGGAGGGGATCAAAATGCAGGAGCTTTTTAA
- a CDS encoding alanine racemase — MTGYDEVFKNLERPFGWVDLDALQKNIDFINNACGNKTIRIATKSVRSVPLLEYIAARITHFSGFMTFTASESVYLFERGLDQLLIGYPVVEKSSIVRLAEWVKKGKSLTFMIDSVSQIALLNEIAKQEAVQFQICIDLNVSTDFRVIYFGTKRSPISDIKKLDLLLQEIKKYPHVKVVGVMGYDAQIAGIADRNTQLYGLKGALIRTLKRQSMKKITAFRQFAVAHVKSIYDLQFVNAGGSGSMHWTSLQKDVSEITVGSAFYAPALFDHYDQLKLQPAAGFAVRVTRKFSNHIAVCHGGGYVASGAVGKDRLPAFLNREQFALLPLEGAGEVQTPIVVKNEQVKIGDTIYMRHAKAGELCERFQVLHATQGGHYIGQLKTYRGDGQCFL; from the coding sequence ATGACTGGTTATGACGAGGTTTTTAAAAATCTAGAGCGTCCTTTTGGATGGGTAGATTTAGATGCATTACAGAAAAATATTGATTTCATTAATAATGCTTGTGGAAACAAAACTATTCGAATTGCTACAAAATCTGTTCGTTCTGTGCCATTGCTTGAATACATAGCAGCGAGAATCACACATTTTAGCGGTTTTATGACCTTTACAGCAAGCGAATCTGTTTATTTGTTTGAGCGAGGTTTGGATCAGTTGCTTATCGGTTATCCGGTCGTCGAAAAATCATCGATTGTCAGGTTAGCGGAGTGGGTAAAAAAGGGGAAATCACTCACATTTATGATTGATTCTGTTAGCCAGATCGCCTTACTTAATGAAATTGCAAAGCAAGAAGCGGTACAATTTCAAATCTGTATTGATTTAAATGTCTCTACTGATTTTCGTGTGATTTATTTTGGGACAAAACGGTCACCTATATCAGATATAAAAAAACTAGATTTACTCCTACAAGAAATTAAAAAATACCCACATGTGAAAGTAGTCGGGGTAATGGGGTATGATGCACAAATTGCTGGTATTGCTGATCGTAATACACAATTGTACGGCCTAAAGGGGGCGCTAATTCGAACATTAAAGCGACAATCTATGAAGAAAATAACAGCTTTCCGTCAATTTGCTGTCGCCCATGTAAAAAGTATATATGATTTACAGTTTGTTAATGCAGGAGGTTCAGGTAGTATGCATTGGACGTCCTTACAAAAGGATGTATCAGAAATTACTGTTGGCTCTGCCTTTTATGCGCCAGCACTATTTGATCATTATGACCAATTAAAACTACAACCAGCAGCTGGATTTGCAGTACGAGTTACACGGAAGTTTTCAAATCACATTGCAGTTTGCCATGGTGGTGGATATGTCGCATCAGGTGCGGTAGGCAAAGACCGTTTACCGGCATTTTTAAATCGTGAGCAATTTGCCCTTTTACCGCTAGAAGGTGCCGGTGAAGTGCAAACACCCATTGTTGTAAAAAACGAACAAGTAAAAATTGGCGATACGATTTATATGCGTCATGCCAAGGCAGGGGAATTATGTGAGCGGTTTCAAGTGCTACACGCAACGCAAGGCGGTCACTATATAGGGCAACTAAAAACATATCGGGGGGATGGGCAATGTTTTCTATAA
- a CDS encoding D-arabinono-1,4-lactone oxidase, which translates to MFSIKNWREGNKWTNWSGSYTSYPSQYFAPHSIEEVCEIVKKHVISKQTIRVTGAAHSFSPVAMPEQSALTLHHLRGLISVDKENFTATFYAGTYLYEVGPILAEYGLALINMGDIQQQTLAGAISTGTHGTGITLGSFSSMVKTWGIVTGEGEYIQHERGYDALSEALHVSMGLLGILITVTLHVVPLYSLEYTSERKPYQIEIENFQQTIREHRNVEWYYFPSSSQIQVKKMIEVTPVEQSKWQKYLELAKLNVLENGVFYVASEVCKRKPSVSLAVSRLASNIVGEEVRTGVSYEIYPSPRSVKFTETEYAIPVESFEACMEEVHTMFLRNPFDVHFPIECRTTAGEQGYLSPTQGKESAFIAFHMYKGMDDTKYFAWVHDMMMKYSGRPHWGKINTYHKENINVFYPHVDKFNEQRKQFDPHNIFLTTYFKKIFNN; encoded by the coding sequence ATGTTTTCTATAAAAAATTGGCGCGAAGGTAATAAATGGACAAATTGGTCAGGCAGCTATACTTCGTACCCTAGTCAATATTTTGCGCCTCATAGTATTGAAGAAGTTTGTGAGATTGTAAAAAAACATGTCATTTCAAAGCAAACAATTCGGGTAACAGGTGCTGCTCATTCCTTTAGTCCGGTGGCAATGCCTGAGCAATCTGCGTTAACGTTGCATCACTTACGTGGATTAATTTCTGTGGATAAAGAAAATTTTACAGCTACATTTTATGCGGGCACTTATTTATACGAAGTTGGTCCAATATTAGCTGAATATGGCCTGGCATTGATTAATATGGGAGATATTCAACAGCAAACTTTAGCAGGAGCTATATCTACAGGTACTCATGGTACAGGCATTACGCTCGGTTCATTTTCTTCAATGGTTAAAACGTGGGGAATCGTAACCGGGGAAGGAGAATATATACAACATGAGCGCGGGTATGACGCATTGTCTGAAGCTTTGCACGTATCAATGGGCTTACTTGGGATTTTAATTACGGTGACACTTCATGTTGTCCCATTATACAGTTTGGAATACACGTCGGAACGAAAGCCATATCAAATCGAAATAGAAAATTTCCAGCAAACGATCCGGGAGCATCGGAATGTTGAATGGTATTACTTTCCAAGTAGTAGTCAAATTCAAGTGAAGAAAATGATTGAAGTTACACCAGTGGAACAGTCTAAATGGCAAAAGTATTTGGAACTGGCTAAACTAAACGTACTAGAAAATGGTGTGTTTTACGTTGCATCGGAAGTTTGTAAAAGAAAGCCTTCCGTTAGCTTAGCGGTAAGTAGACTAGCTTCTAATATAGTGGGAGAAGAAGTACGTACTGGTGTAAGCTATGAAATTTACCCCTCACCTAGGAGTGTAAAATTTACAGAGACGGAATATGCCATTCCAGTGGAAAGTTTTGAAGCCTGTATGGAAGAAGTACATACAATGTTTTTACGTAATCCTTTCGATGTACATTTTCCGATTGAGTGCCGTACAACAGCTGGAGAACAGGGGTATTTAAGTCCAACACAAGGAAAGGAAAGTGCTTTTATCGCATTCCATATGTATAAAGGGATGGATGATACTAAATATTTTGCCTGGGTACATGACATGATGATGAAATATAGTGGCCGTCCTCATTGGGGGAAAATAAATACGTATCACAAAGAGAATATAAATGTTTTTTATCCTCATGTAGACAAATTTAATGAGCAACGGAAACAATTTGATCCTCATAATATATTTTTAACAACTTATTTTAAGAAGATTTTTAATAATTAA
- a CDS encoding lytic transglycosylase domain-containing protein yields MATKKKKPMISPNTKLFLILLLIPITLTIYIFAYFSWKEFRFPFSDFFAEKSVYQQIQEQFDMEIPIEYIPVYVEAEQKYGVPWTLLAAHHRVETRFSSMKSLVSPVGAEGHMQFMPCTFVGWKHPSCKGLGQGEISEKEKTNPAVIQKYGGYGVDANGDGIADPFDIEDAVHSAAKFLARAGVKDGQFKKAIFQYNHSDKYVEDILYYYNQYNDYGEQLKEIALQTK; encoded by the coding sequence ATGGCAACAAAAAAGAAAAAACCGATGATTTCCCCAAATACAAAACTATTTTTAATCCTACTTCTCATTCCGATTACGCTAACAATTTATATTTTTGCCTATTTTAGTTGGAAGGAATTCCGCTTTCCATTTAGTGATTTTTTTGCTGAAAAGTCGGTATATCAGCAAATTCAAGAACAATTTGATATGGAAATCCCGATAGAATACATACCTGTATATGTTGAGGCTGAACAGAAATATGGTGTACCATGGACATTACTAGCTGCACACCACCGTGTTGAGACTCGATTTTCGTCAATGAAATCTCTTGTATCACCAGTAGGGGCTGAAGGACATATGCAATTTATGCCATGTACATTTGTAGGATGGAAGCATCCTTCATGCAAAGGGCTTGGCCAGGGTGAGATTTCGGAAAAAGAAAAAACGAACCCAGCAGTCATTCAAAAATACGGGGGCTATGGTGTTGATGCAAATGGAGATGGGATAGCTGATCCATTTGATATTGAGGATGCAGTACATAGTGCTGCCAAATTTTTGGCCCGAGCGGGTGTGAAAGATGGTCAATTTAAAAAGGCAATCTTTCAATATAACCATAGCGATAAGTATGTAGAAGATATTTTATATTATTATAATCAATACAATGACTACGGCGAGCAATTAAAAGAAATCGCGTTACAAACAAAATAA
- a CDS encoding GlsB/YeaQ/YmgE family stress response membrane protein: protein MISFIWFLIIGGLLGWLAGVILGKDVPGGIIGNIIAGIVGSWIGSMILGNWGWKVSDFYVFPALIGAIVLIFIVSFILRSMRKAT from the coding sequence ATGATTAGTTTCATTTGGTTTTTAATTATCGGAGGTTTACTAGGATGGTTAGCAGGTGTCATTTTAGGTAAGGATGTACCAGGAGGGATTATTGGTAATATTATTGCTGGTATCGTCGGTTCTTGGATTGGTAGTATGATATTAGGAAACTGGGGCTGGAAAGTTTCTGACTTTTACGTATTCCCAGCCTTAATTGGTGCCATTGTATTAATCTTTATTGTAAGCTTTATCTTAAGATCAATGCGTAAAGCAACATAA
- the mscL gene encoding large conductance mechanosensitive channel protein MscL has translation MWKDFKEFAMRGNVMDLAVAVVIGAAFGKIVDSLVKNIIMPLVGILTGGIDLTNEWKFGSGDAQVALGVFVQSIIDFLIIAFVIFIVLRVISKFNRKKEEAVVEQPTPKLDTKEELLKEIRDLLKKENEAK, from the coding sequence ATGTGGAAAGACTTTAAAGAATTTGCCATGCGTGGCAATGTTATGGACCTAGCAGTAGCGGTAGTAATTGGTGCTGCATTTGGGAAAATTGTAGACTCATTAGTAAAAAATATTATTATGCCTTTAGTAGGGATTTTAACTGGCGGCATTGATTTAACAAATGAATGGAAATTTGGTTCAGGTGACGCACAAGTAGCACTTGGCGTTTTTGTTCAATCAATCATTGATTTCTTAATTATTGCCTTCGTTATTTTTATCGTTTTACGCGTCATTTCAAAGTTTAACCGTAAAAAGGAAGAAGCAGTTGTGGAACAACCAACACCAAAACTAGATACAAAAGAAGAATTACTAAAAGAAATTCGTGATTTATTAAAAAAAGAAAACGAAGCAAAATAA
- a CDS encoding methionine biosynthesis PLP-dependent protein: MSQRSIETKLVQLGNLSDPKTGAVNPPIYMSTAYKHSGIGESTGYDYTRTKNPTREILENGIADLESGDAGFACSSGMAAIQLVLSLFKPNDELIVPEDLYGGTYRLFKTFAENYNIKPVYNSFSNVEEVEYLINENTKALFIETPTNPLMQEIDIVAYAAIAKKHNLLLIIDNTFYTPYFQRPIELGADIVIHSATKYIGGHNDVLAGLVVAKGAELCEKLSFYHNGVGMVLSPMDSWLLIRGLKTLHLRLKQHDANGKKIATFLKTEPLVTDVLYTGKGGMLSFRVKDAAMINPFLKAMKLITFAESLGGIESFITYPATQTHADMPYDERLARGVCDRLLRFSVGVEEADDLIADLQQVFDSLRGEFA, translated from the coding sequence ATGTCACAACGTTCGATTGAAACAAAATTAGTGCAACTAGGAAATTTAAGCGACCCAAAAACTGGTGCAGTCAATCCCCCTATTTATATGTCGACTGCTTATAAACATTCAGGTATTGGCGAATCTACTGGCTATGATTACACACGTACTAAAAATCCCACACGTGAAATTTTAGAAAATGGAATTGCAGACTTAGAGTCTGGTGATGCAGGTTTTGCCTGTAGCTCCGGCATGGCAGCCATCCAATTAGTGTTATCATTGTTTAAGCCTAACGATGAATTAATCGTTCCAGAGGATTTGTATGGCGGTACGTATCGTTTATTTAAAACTTTTGCTGAAAACTACAATATTAAACCAGTATATAATTCATTTTCAAATGTAGAGGAAGTAGAATATTTAATTAATGAAAATACGAAAGCTTTATTTATTGAGACACCTACGAATCCTTTAATGCAGGAAATTGACATAGTAGCGTATGCCGCAATTGCAAAAAAACATAACCTTCTTTTAATTATCGACAATACATTTTATACACCATATTTCCAACGTCCAATTGAGCTTGGTGCTGACATCGTCATACATAGTGCAACAAAATATATTGGTGGCCATAATGATGTATTAGCAGGCCTCGTTGTTGCCAAAGGAGCCGAGCTTTGTGAAAAGCTTTCCTTCTACCATAACGGAGTCGGAATGGTGCTTTCACCAATGGATTCATGGCTATTAATCCGCGGACTAAAGACTTTGCATTTACGCCTAAAGCAGCACGATGCCAATGGGAAGAAGATTGCTACCTTCTTAAAAACGGAGCCTCTTGTAACCGATGTTTTATATACGGGTAAAGGCGGTATGCTATCATTCCGTGTTAAAGATGCTGCAATGATTAATCCGTTTTTAAAAGCTATGAAGCTGATCACATTCGCCGAAAGCTTAGGAGGTATTGAAAGCTTTATTACCTACCCCGCTACTCAAACGCATGCGGATATGCCCTATGACGAGCGTTTAGCCCGTGGTGTTTGTGACCGCTTATTACGCTTCTCTGTAGGTGTAGAGGAAGCAGATGATTTAATTGCTGATTTACAACAAGTATTTGATTCATTACGAGGTGAATTCGCATGA